A single region of the Melopsittacus undulatus isolate bMelUnd1 chromosome 10, bMelUnd1.mat.Z, whole genome shotgun sequence genome encodes:
- the SLC34A1 gene encoding sodium-dependent phosphate transport protein 2A, whose product MLPYHRESPVLPRCPVRAGRVVHGPQFAYCPSPQALHRLPGAHSCPFTVGAVPCPDHGFLCPGSPGRLREGRERYELDTLPWQGPRLGLDELQKPELGCWARVQSICVSLLKVPLMFGFLYLFVCSLDILSSAFQLAGGKVAGDIFKDNAILSNPVAGLVVGILVTVLVQSSSTSTSIIVSMVSSGLLEVRSAIPIIMGSNIGTSVTNTIVALMQAGDRSEFKRAFAGATVHDCFNWLSVLVLLPLEVVTGYLHHVTRLVVATFNIRSGKDAPDLLKIITEPFTKLIIQLDKSVITGIATGDESLRNRSLIRIWCGPAPAQTATVELAPPLNCTGPGHCSTKGLESLQNITRQKCEHLFTDTPLPDLAVGLVLLAGSLVVLCTCLILLVKLLNSLLKGQVAKAIQKVINTDLPHPLSWLTGYFAMVVGAGMTFVVQSSSVFTSAITPLIGLGVISIERAYPLTLGSNIGTTTTAILAALASPGDKLASSFQIALCHFFFNISGILLWYPLPFTRLPIRMAKALGERTAKYRWFAVLYLIICFLLLPSLIFGISMAGWRALVGVGAPFLSLLFFVGLVNALQAHSPGRLPKCLQTWDFLPTWMHSLQPLDRLITRATLCCTDRCRSPEGWEEREGPPRDKARLGLDNPMLSYPEEVPGSAIRMGSPRPLPHGATRL is encoded by the exons ATGCTGCCGTACCACAGGGAGAGCCCGGTGCTGCCCCGCTGCCCGGTGCGGGCAGGAAGGGTGGTGCACGGGCCCCAGTTCGCCTACTGCCCCAGCCCGCAAG ccctgcaccGGCTGCCGGGTGCCCACTCCTGCCCCTTCACTGTGGGAGCGGTGCCTTGCCCTGACCATGGCTTCCTCTGCCCCGGCTCCCCGGGGCGCCTGCGCGAGGGCCGGGAGCGGTACGAGCTGGACACGCTGCCCTGGCAGGGGCCCCGGCTCGGTCTGGATGAGCTGCAGAAGCCAG AGCTGGGGTGCTGGGCCAGGGTCCAGTCCATCTGTGTCTCCCTTCTCAAGGTGCCCCTGATGTTCGGGTTCCTGTATCTCTTCGTGTGCTCCCTGGACATTCTCAGCTCTGCCTTCCAGCTGGCTGGAG GCAAGGTAGCCGGAGACATCTTCAAGGACAACGCCATCCTCTCCAACCCCGTGGCTGGGCTGGTGGTGGGCATCCTGGTGActgtgctggtgcagagctcctccacctccaccTCCATCATCGTCAGCATGGTCTCCTCAGGGT TGCTGGAGGTGCGCTCTGCCATCCCCATCATCATGGGCTCCAACATCGGCACCTCCGTCACCAACACCATTGTGGCCCTCATGCAGGCTGGTGACCGCAGCGAATTCAAACG GGCCTTTGCCGGTGCCACAGTGCATGACTGCTTCAACTGGCTgtcagtgctggtgctgctgccgctgGAGGTGGTGACCGGGTACCTGCACCACGTCACTCGCCTGGTGGTGGCCACATTCAACATCCGTAGTGGGAAGGATGCCCCTGATCTGCTGAAGATCATCACAGAGCCCTTCACCAAGCTCATCATCCAG CTGGACAAGTCAGTGATCACGGGCATTGCAACAGGGGATGAGAGCCTGCGAAACCGGAGCCTCATCCGCATCTGGTGTGGTCCTGCACCTGCACAG acAGCCACCGTGGAGCTTGCTCCCCCCCTGAACTGCACAGGCCCCGGCCACTGCAGCACCAAGGGCCTCGAGAGCCTCCAAAACATCACCAGGCAGAAGT GCGAGCACCTCTTCACTGACACGCCGCTGCCTGACCTGGCcgtggggctggtgctgctggctgggtCCCTTGTCGTGCTCTGCACATGCCTCATCCTCCTGGTCAAACTCCTCAACTCCCTGCTCAAGGGGCAAGTGGCCAAAGCCATCCAGAAGGTCATCAACACTG ACCTCCCACACCCGCTCAGCTGGCTCACCGGGTACTTTGCCATGGTGGTGGGTGCTGGGATGACCTTCgtggtgcagagcagctctgtcttCACCTCAGCCATCACACCCCTGATAG GCTTAGGGGTGATCAGCATCGAACGTGCCTACCCACTGACCCTGGGCTCCAACATTGGCACCACCACCACCGCCATCCTGGCCGCGCTGGCCAGCCCAGGGGACAAGCTGGCAAGCTCCTTCCAG ATCGCCCTCTGCCACTTCTTCTTCAACATCTCCGGCATCCTGCTGTGGTACCCACTGCCCTTCACCCGCCTGCCCATCCGCATGGCCAAGGCGCTGGGCGAGCGCACGGCCAAGTACCGCTGGTTTGCCGTGCTGTACCTCAtcatctgcttcctcctgctgccctccctcATCTTTGGCATCTCTATGGCGGGCTGGAGGGCGCTGGTGGGGGTGGGCGCACCCTtcctcagcctcctcttctTCGTGGGGCTGGTGAACGCGCTGCAGGCACACAGCCCCGGCCGCCTGCCCAAATGCCTGCAGACCTGGGACTTCCTGCCCACCTGGATGCACTCGCTGCAGCCCCTGGACCGGCTCATCACCAGGGCCACCCTCTGCTGCACCGACCGCTGCCGCAGCCCCGAGGGCTGGGAGGAGCGCGAGGGCCCTCCCCGGgacaaggccaggctggggctggacAACCCCATGCTCTCCTACCCCGAGGAGGTGCCCGGCTCTGCCATCCGGATGGGCTCCCCTCGCCCGCTCCCACACGGAGCCACCCGGCTCTAG
- the RGS14 gene encoding regulator of G-protein signaling 14: protein MQGKAKLLLVHNGRMGPAVSDGELNASRSRGSSHSVNSLPAPSASCSSAPGSVVSWAESFETLLQDHVAVTYFTEFLKKEFSAENVYFWQACERFQQIPASNTQQLAQEARRIYDEFLSSHSISPVNIDKQAWIGEEMLATPSPDMFRTQQLQIFNLMKFDSYTRFVKSPLYQACLRAESQGQPLPDLRPHSRSSSPPPDLSKKSKLKLGKSLPLGVEMAGSGANRSPRRSFRKGERREPSWADGGEGGGSAMLWRESQGSLNSSASLDLGFLSSGSTAPSPWTEGHRKSLGGSEAELPAKPMKYCCVYLPDGTASLASVRPGHSIRDMLAGICEKRGFSLPDIKVYLVGNEQKALVLDQECSVLADQEVKLENRISFDLEISPLKKTIRITAKSTKRIREALQPVLGKYGVNVELVLLRRQGDPAALDLEMLVSTVAAQKLVLETPADMRVTESAAAAPSPLRSEEGSPTGEDPDTLWEMSSSFPRPRSSAATNLNRRTYDLEGLVELLNRAQSCRANDQRGLLSKEDLVLPDFLQLPGQDGSGCEGPDRPGSEGSSHPQPTEPTPAQPPVDHELR from the exons ATGCAGGGCAAGGCCAAGCTGCTGCTGGTCCACAACGGCCGCATG GGTCCGGCTGTGTCAGATGGAG aGTTAAATGCCTCCAGGTCCCGCGGCAGCAGCCACAGTGTGAACAGCCTGCCGGCaccctctgcctcctgcagctctgctccggGCTCTGTGGTCAGCTGGGCCGAATCCTTTGAGACGCTGCTGCAGGACCATGTGGCCGTCACCTACTTCACT GAGTTCCTCAAGAAGGAGTTCAGCGCTGAAAATGTCTACTTCTGGCAGGCGTGTGAGCGCTTCCAGCAGATCCCAGCCAGCAACACACAGCAG CTGGCCCAGGAGGCACGGCGGATCTACGATGAGTTCCTCTCCAGCCACTCCATCAGTCCTGTGAACATCGACAAGCAGGCCTGGATTGGGGAGGAGATGCTGGCCACCCCCTCCCCAGACATGTTTCgcacccagcagctccag ATCTTTAACCTGATGAAGTTTGACAGCTACACACGCTTTGTGAAATCCCCACTCTACCAGGCCTGCCTGCGAGCAGAGAGCCAGGGCCAGCCCCTACCCGACCTGCGGCCCCACTCCCGCAGCAGCAGCCCCCCACCTGACCTCAGCAAG AAATCGAAGCTGAAGCTGGGCAAGTCCCTGCCTCTGGGTGTGGAGATGGCAGGCAGTGGTGCCAACCGCAGCCCCCGCCGCTCCTTCAGGAAGGGAGAGCGGCGGGAGCCCTCCTGGGCAG ATGGAGGAGAAGGTGGTGGGAGTGCCATGCTGTGGCGGGAGTCCCAGGGCTCACTCAACTCCTCTGCCAGCCTGGACCTGGGCTTCCTGTCCTCAGGAAGCACAGCCCCAAGCCCCTGGACCGAG GGCCATCGGAAGAGTCTGGGGGGCAGtgaggcagagctgccagccaAGCCCATGAAGTACTGCTGTGTGTACCTGCCTGACGGCACAGCCTCGCTGGCCTCCGTCCGGCCTGGCCACTCCATCCGCGACATGCTGGCGGGGATATGTGAGAAACGGGGCTTCAGCCTCCCTGACATCAAGGTCTACCTGGTGGGGAATGAGCAG AAAGCGCTGGTGCTGGACCAAGAGTGCTCTGTGTTGGCAGACCAGGAAGTGAAGCTGGAGAACAGGATAAGCTTTGA CCTGGAAATCTCCCCCCTCAAGAAGACCATTCGCATCACAGCAAAGTCAACCAAGCGCATCCGGGaagctctgcagcctgtgctggggaagTACGGTGTGAAtgtggagctggtgctgctgcggAGG CAAGGCGATCCGGCTGCCCTGGACCTGGAGATGCTGGTCAGCACAGTGGCTGCTCAGAAACTTGTCCTGGAAACGCCAGCAG ACATGCGAGTGACAGAgagtgctgcagctgccccatccccccTCAGGAGCGAG GAGGGAAGTCCAACAGGAGAAGATCCTGATACACTGTGGGAGAtgtcctcctccttccctcgGCCCCGTTCTTCTGCTGCCACAAACCTGAACCGCCGCACATATGACCTGGAAG GGCTCGTGGAGCTGCTGAACCGAGCCCAGAGCTGCCGGGCCAACGACCAGCGTGGGCTGCTCTCCAAGGAGGACCTGGTCCTGCCTGACTTCCTCCAGCTCCCTGGGCAGGACGGCAGCGGCTGCGAGGGCCCCGATCGCCCAGGCTCTGAGGGGAGCAGCCATCCCCAGCCCACAGAGCCCACCCCGGCTCAGCCTCCGGTAGACCACGAGCTCCGATGA
- the LOC101881511 gene encoding alpha-2Da adrenergic receptor-like — translation MDPADALSNASGNGSSGSSAPHSPAAMGLILLAALAVLLATVLGNTLVVVAISTSHALRAPQNLFLLSLASADILVAVLILPFSLANELMGYWYFGGLWCSLYLALDVLLCTSSIGHLCAISLDRYWAVTRAARLNLRRSPGRVKGMIGAVWAVAALVALPPLLWARQGGRQCQLTQETWYVLASCTASFFGPCLVMVTVYCRIYRLTRRRAAALLSARSLRLAAASKKGPGIRMLGWRHQSQHQSVLLCRRRLMRVQERRFTVVLAVVMGTFVLCWFPFFFTYSLGAVCGDGCHISKPLFSFFFWIGYCNSSLNPLIYTLFNRDFRAAFRRLLAIPRWHCP, via the coding sequence ATGGACCCAGCCGATGCCCTCTCCAATGCCTCTGGTAatggcagcagtggcagcagtgcTCCACACTCACCTGCAGCCATGGGACTCATCCTGCTGGCCGCCCTGGCTGTCCTGCTGGCCACTGTGCTGGGCAACACGCTGGTGGTGGTGGCCATCTCCACCAGCCATGCCTTGCGGGCCCCACAGAACCTGTTCCTGCTGTCCCTGGCCTCGGCAGACATCCTGGTGGCCGTCCTCATCCTGCCCTTCTCACTGGCCAACGAGCTGATGGGCTACTGGTATTTTGGTGGCCTGTGGTGCAGCCTGTACCTGGCGCTGGACGTGCTGCTCTGCACCTCCTCCATTGGGCACCTCTGCGCCATCAGCCTTGACCGCTACTGGGCCGTGACCCGCGCAGCCCGGTTGAACCTGCGCCGCAGCCCTGGGCGCGTGAAGGGGATGATCGGGGCGGTTTGGGCTGTGGCAGCCCTGGTGGCACTGCCACCGCTGCTGTGGGCCCGGCAGGGTGGCCGCCAGTGCCAGCTGACCCAGGAGACATGGTACGTGCTGGCCTCCTGCACCGCATCCTTCTTCGGCCCCTGCCTCGTCATGGTCACCGTGTACTGCCGCATCTATCGCCTGACCAGGCGCCGGGCTGCAGCCCTCCTCTCTGCGCGCTCCCTGCgccttgctgctgccagcaagAAGGGGCCAGGGATCAGGATGCTGGGCTGGCGGCACCAGAGCCAGCACCAGAGCGTGTTGCTGTGCCGCCGGCGGCTGATGCGGGTGCAGGAGCGGCGCTTCACCGTGGTGCTGGCTGTGGTGATGGGCACCTTTGTGCTGTGCTGGTTCCCCTTCTTCTTCACCTACAGCCTGGGGGCTGTCTGTGGGGATGGCTGCCACATCTCCAAGCCCCTCTTCAGCTTCTTCTTCTGGATCGGGTACTGCAACAGCAGCCTCAACCCCCTCATCTACACCCTCTTCAACCGGGACTTCCGAGCTGCCTTCCGACGGCTTCTCGCCATCCCCCGCTGGCACTGCCCCTAG
- the LOC101878496 gene encoding ADP-ribosylation factor-like protein 3 — MGDVQKGLLSVIQRLKGSPEQELRIVLLGLDNAGKTTLLKRLASEEVSTITPTQGFNIKSVHSHGLKLNVWDIGGQRSIRPYWRKYLGSTDLLIYVIDSADQKRFEETGQELAELTEEEALTGVPLLVFANKQDLVTAAPAAEIAEGLSLHTYRDREWQIQACSALSGEGVQDGMNWISSQIMNRKK; from the exons ATGGGTGATGTGCAGAAG GGGCTGCTCTCCGTCATCCAGAGGCTGAAAGGATCCCCGGAGCAGGAGCTCCGCATCGTCCTGCTGGGGCTGGACAACGCGGGGAAGACCACGCTGCTGAAACGCCTGGCGTCCGAAGAGGTCAGCACCATCACACCCACCCAG GGCTTCAACATAAAGAGCGTCCACTCGCATGGCCTCAAGCTAAATGTCTGGGATATTGGGGGGCAGCGCTCCATCCGCCCATACTGGAGGAAGTATCTGGGCAGCACAGACCTGCTG ATTTATGTCATTGACAGTGCAGACCAGAAGCGTTTTGAGGAGACAGGACAG gagctggcagagctcaCTGAGGAGGAGGCTCTCACAGGGGTCCCGCTGCTGGTGTTCGCCAACAAGCAGGACCTAGTGACTGCTGCACCCGCAGCTGAAATCGCAGAAGGGCTGAGCCTCCACACCTACCGGGACCGGGAATGGCAGATCCAGGCCTGCTCAGCCTTGTCTGGGGAAGGAGTGCAG GATGGGATGAATTGGATTTCCAGCCAGATCATGAATAGGAAGAAGTGA